A window of the Eleutherodactylus coqui strain aEleCoq1 chromosome 8, aEleCoq1.hap1, whole genome shotgun sequence genome harbors these coding sequences:
- the MLST8 gene encoding target of rapamycin complex subunit LST8: MMNSSQGTVGSDPVILATAGYDHTVRFWQAHSGICTRTVQHQDSQVNSLEVTPDRSMIAAAGYQHIRMYDLNSNNPNPVINYDGVSKNITSVGFHEDGRWMYTGGEDCMARIWDLRSRNLQCQRIFQVNAPINCVFLHPNQAELIVGDQSGAIHIWDLKTDQNEQLIPEVDASVNSVHIDPDASYMAAVNSSGNCFVWNLTGGLGEDLTQLIPKTKIPSHKRCALRCKFSPDSTLLATCSADQTCKIWRTSNFSLMTELSIKSNNPGETSRGWMWDCAFSGDSQYIVTASSDNLARLWCVETGEIKREYSGHQKAVVCLAFNDSVLG; this comes from the exons ATGATGAACTCGTCACAAGGCACCGTGGGCAGCGATCCTGTCATTCTCGCAACAGCTGGATATGACCACACAGTACGGTTTTGGCAAGCCCACAGCGGCATCTGCACTCGGACCGTCCAGCACCAAGACTCT CAAGTGAATTCTCTGGAAGTGACTCCAGATCGCAGCATGATTGCAGCTGCAG GATATCAGCACATCCGTATGTATGATCTGAACTCCAATAACCCCAATCCTGTTATAAACTATGATGGCGTGAGCAAGAACATCACCTCTGTTGGCTTCCATGAGGACGGGCGCTGGATGTATACAGGTGGAGAAGACTGTATGGCTAGGATATGGGACCTAAG ATCACGGAACCTTCAGTGTCAGCGAATCTTCCAAGTAAATGCTCCAATCAATTGTGTTTTCCTCCATCCTAaccag GCTGAGCTTATTGTTGGCGACCAGAGCGGAGCAATCCACATATGGGACCTCAAAACCGATCAGAATGAGCAGCTTATTCCGGAGGTCGACGCTTCTGTCAATTCTGTCCACATAGATCCAGATGCCAGCTACATGGCCGCTGTCAACAGCTCT GGAAATTGCTTTGTCTGGAACCTGACAGGAGGCCTCGGTGAAGATCTCACACAGCTCATCCCTAAAACAAAAATCCCTTCACACAAACGCTGCGCTCTTCGCTGTAAATTCAGCCCGGATTCCAC GCTACTGGCCACATGTTCAGCTGACCAGACCTGCAAGATATGGAGGACTTCAAACTTCTCTCTGATGACAGAGCTGAGTATTAAAAGCAATAACCCAGGAGAGACATCACGTGGTTGGATGTGGGACTGCGCCTTTTCTGGGGACTCGCAGTACATTGTAACCG CTTCATCTGATAACCTGGCTCGGCTGTGGTGTGTGGAGACCGGAGAAATCAAGAGGGAGTACAGCGGTCACCAGAAAGCAGTGGTCTGTCTGGCTTTTAATGACAGTGTCCTGGGGTAA